The Pseudanabaena sp. ABRG5-3 genome includes the window TGAGAAACTCACATTAAGATTTCCTGCAAGACGTTGAGTGGGATGTCCGTTGAGCATAATGCCATCAAGTTCGCATAATCTTTTCCATAGATGTTGACGTAGAGTTAATGTTTGTTTTTGTTCTTCTGATTGGGAGGCGATCGCAATTTCTAGAGCCTTCGCAAACCCCACAATTTGTGGTGTATAAAGAGTACCTGAACGCATTCCCCTCTCATGTCCACCACCATGTAATTGGGGGGCTAGTTTCACTCGCGGATTACGACGACGTACATATAAGGCTCCAATCCCCTTTGCACCATAGATCTTATGGGCAGTTAGTGACATTAGATCAATATTCATTGCCATCACATCAAGGGGAATTTTGCCGATCGCTTGAGCAGCATCACTATGAAATAAAACTTGGCGATCGCGACAAATTTGTCCAATTTCAGCGATCGGTTGCAATATCCCAATCTCATTATTTGCTGCCATTACCGAAATTAAAATCGTATCGGGACGAATAGCTGCTTCTAGTTCCTGTAGATCAATAAAGCCATTGGGTTGAACTGGTAAATAGGTAATCTCAAAACCAAGGGATTCTAAATAAGCACAGGGATCGAGAATCGCACTATGCTCTGTTTGCACTGTGATAATGTGTTTGCCTTTGTGATGATAGGACTCAGCAACGCCCTTGATCGCTAGATTATTCGCTTCCGTTGCTCCACTGGTAAAGATAATTTCTTCAGGGGTTGCATTGATAGAATTAGCAATGATCTCCCGTGCCAATTTGACTGCGGCTTCTGCTTCCCATCCATAAAAGTGACCAACACTAGCGGGATTGCCAAAGGATTCTTGAAAATAGGGCAACATCACTTCCAACACTCGTTTATCGACGGGTGTTGTAGCATGACAATCAAGGTAAATCGGTCTTTTCATATTATTTACATGACAACACAGAAATGGAATAGATCTCCCTCTGTTGCAATCTTCTCAACTTTGGATATGCAATCATCTAAGTCTTCGAGCAACTCTTCAGATAGATGCTCTTTGCCTTGCTCCAAAAGACTGGCAAGCTCAGACTCATTACTTGCCAGATATTCACGCAAAGCTCTCAACATTGGCAAAGCTTCTGAGGGATTAAACCACGATGCTCTATCTATCAATACTTCCTCATCGGGAAATTCCTCATCCTCATCTTCGGACATATTTACATCAAAATCCGTCCAGTCGAGAAATGTGGAGAGCTTTGCTAAGCCTAGGCGATCGCATATAGGATCAAGTTTCTCCACGGCATAAAACAGTGCTGAATGATCCCAGTCATCACCTTCCGTTGTTTTGTTCTTACTTAAGACCCAGATTGTCGTTCCCATTAATCTACTCCTGTGAAAAAACAACAGCCGTCTGCTAAGCAGACGGCACATTAACTATTTATTGATACGGTTCTTTAAGTCAGCGATAGATGCTAACCAAGCTTCATATTCTTCAGTTTCCTGCCATAATTCGTTTAATTCAGAGTTATCGGCAAGAATACACTCGATCGCTAAATGAGCTTTTTGAACTAGATCAGTTGATGGCTGAATTTTGTTGTTTTCCACCCACCCATCAAGCCTTTCGGAATAGGCACTCCGTTTGCCCCAGTTGCCTTGCAATCTTGCAATAACTTCGATTGCTGCGATCGCCTCAGTAGCTTCTGAGGACTCCACCCCTTCTTCACCAGAGTTCAGTACTGCATCAAGGGCAGCCTCAACTGGCGAAAGGTCATTAACTTTTTCCAGCTCATACGTCCAGTCACAAGCATCATCATTGCCAAAGGAATCAACAGCCCAAGTTCCCATAAATTTCAACTCATTGTTTGTAAAAAGATCAAGCAATTTTCTAGAGCTTGTTTAAAGTCAGATAAAGGAATATCTAAAGTTTGTTCGGTTTCGGAAAACTCATTCCAGATCGTTACGCTTTTAGAAGTGATTTTAAGCCCATAGGCATTGCCTATCCCTTCTAATTCAGTGCGATCGCCCATTTCAATTTCTTGGATTGTTTCTAAAAGATCTACACAGACTCCGACAATACCTTGCACTTCTGTCTCAAAGTATTGACCGAGCAGTAGATACTGTGCGTCAGTATCAGCCTTGAAGTAACCGTCTTCATCTTGATAAAAATGAATGTTAATCATCAGGTAATCCTAATTTGTATTGTAAGGATTGGCGGCGCGAAGCGCCGCCAATCCTTACATATTTAGCGCTATTAATCATCGGCGATAAATGGGATAAGCGGTGGTAATTGTATTTGTCGTTTTGTTGTAGTAACCCTCGATTTTGAGTCCACTTGGAGAAGTGCCTTGCCAAGGTTCCTTAGTTTTATTTGCCGAAGCAAAGGCTCCCTGAATTTCTGTCAAAACTTGTGCCTGAGACCAGCGATCAGGGAAAAAGCTGGAACTGGATAATTTGCTGACCCATTTACCCGTATTTAGATTGCGAATTTCAACGCGACCTGTATACACACCTTGCGTATTCGGCATACCTGTGAGCTTGACCATTCTCGCATTAGCTGCATCTTTGCCATTAGGTCGATGATGATAGCCCACTGCTAATCCCTTGCGATTGATTTCCCCTTCAAAAATGTGCTTTTGATTAATCGTGCGTGGCTTCGCGACTTGGGCTTTGGCAACGGCCGTAGAGTTGAAAGGCTGGACAATCATCGCCGCAGGCTTAGTTGGTAGCTCAGCTACTTGAGGGCTGAGAAAACCTGCGCTAAATATTGCCCCCAGTGATGCAAAGCCAACGGCTAATTTAGAGATCATGGGATTTACCATAGTTTTGAAGCTACTCTAAAAAATTGGGTGAAAAATTGAGATAATCAATGGCGCAATTTACTTAGGTTTTATGATAAGTCATAGAACCTTAACCATTCAATACAAATCCAATACAAATAAGGAAAATTTTAAACTGTGGCGATCGCAAACCAATACGGCTATTACACCGAAGATTATCGGGAATTTGTGATTACAAATCCGCGCACCCCGCGCCCTTGGTTTAACTATATGTGGAATAGCCAGTACGCAGGGCTAATTTCCCATACAGGTGGCGGCTTTAGCTTTTTGGAATCGCCACGGGATAATCGTATCAGTCGAATGCGCTATAACTGTCTGCCTTGGGATCGTCCCGGACGTTATGTAATGGTTAAGGACAGCGCAACGGGGAAATATTGGTCACTGAGTTGGGCTCCAACAATTGATTTAAACTATGACTTCTATGAATGTCGGCATGGGCAGGGCTACACGAAGATTACCACCGAGATTAATGGAATTCGTGGGGAAATTACTTACTTCGTTCCTACTGAAACTAATGCGGAAGTTTGGCGCGTGAAGTTAACAGAATTATCTGGACAAGCGCGAGATTTAGAAGTTTATTCATTCTTGGAATTGTTGATGGGCAATGCTCTCAACGATCAGATCAATCAACCGAACGACAAGCATTTCACGGATATTCATTTCGATCAAGACTTGCAGGCTTTGGTCGCTACACGCCGCTATTGGGTTTTGAATAAGGGAGTTTCCGTTAAGCAACCAAATATCGATTGGAAGTATCAGATTTATTTCTCGCAAAGTTTGCCAATTTCGGGCTTTGATAGCAGTCTGGATACTTTTATCGGGAGATGGCGATCGGAATCCAATCCTGTTGCCGTAGAGACGGGGGTGATGCAGAATACAGAGATTACGGCGGGTGATCCTGTGGTGGCTTTGCAGTCGAAGATTAACTTGGCAGCGAAGGGTTCTGTGGATTTTGCTGTGACTTTGGAGATTGCGCCGAAAGATACCCCCCTAGCCCCCCTTGTGAAGGGGGGAAAGATTATTGAAATAGTTGATAGCTATTTCAATGATTTAAGGCAAAAATGGAATCAGCATCTGTCTTGTGTGCAGGTGCAAACACCCGATGAAGCCTTTAACGCGATGATCAATGTCTGGAATCAGTATCAGGCGGCTGTAACTTTTGATATGGCGCGAAATTCGGGCTATTATCATGGCGGATTGCTATTTGGTACGGGAATGCGCGATCGCTTTCAAGATATTCTCGGCGTAGTCATGGTCGATCCTGCACGAGTCAGAGAGAGATTAATTAAAGCGCTGAACTTCCAATTTAAGGATGGTTCCACTTTACATAATTATTTTGTACTAACCAATACGGGCGAGCGCACTAACCATTCCGATACGCCTTTGTGGATTCCCTTTGGAATTGTCGAATATCTCAAGGAAACTGGTGATTTTTCGATTTTAGAAGAAGTCGTTCCTTACCATGATGATACTTCAGGCACTGTCTATGAGCATTTGGTGAGAGCGCTAGACTTTGCGATCGCCAACACGGGTGAACGCGGAATGCCCCGCATTTTCACTGGTGATTGGAATGATACCCTCGACCATGTTGGCTCACAGGGTAAGGGCGAAACTACTTGGGGCGCATTTTTCTTAGGTTATGTATTGAAAAAATCTTTACCAGTTTGCGAACAACAAGGCGATCGCGAAGCATTAGATCGATTCCAAAAGTTCTATGAGCATCTGCACCAAGTAACCAATGATGTCTGTTGGGATGGCGAATGGTATTTACGCGCCTTCCGTGACAATGGCGAACCTATCGGTGTATCTTCTGCAACCCAAGGCAAAATCTTCCTCAACGCCCAATCGTGGGCGGTCATTTCCGAACTTGCTCCAAGCGATCGCGCCGATCGCTGTATGGCTAGTAGTCGCAAATATTTGGCGACACCCTTTGGAATGCAGATCGTCGCGCCATCCTTTACGGAAATTGATGACACCGTAGGGCTAATTAGTCGTTGCGTTCCCGGCAAGAAAGAAAATGGCGCAGTCTTTAACCATGCCTCTTCATGGTTTGTACTGGCTTCTCTACTCAATGGCGATACAGAATTTGCTTGGGAAATTTATCGCCGCATGATGCCGATAAATTCCTCACAGGCGACGGAGGCGAAATGCGATCGCTTTGAAACTGAGCCATACGTCTATCCTGAATATGTGACTAGTCCCGATCACGAAACCCAAGGTCAGGCAAGCCATTCATGGCTCACGGGTACAGCCGTATGGATGCTCCGCATTGGCATTGATTACATCCTAGGATTCCAGCCCACTTTTACAGGAATGATCATCGATCCCAAAATTCCGAGCGAGTGGTCTGGATTTACTGCTAAGCGCAAGTTTCGCGGTAAGACTCTCTCGCTAACTGTAACTAACCATAGTGCTGTTAAACAGATGACTGTGAATGGTCAAGTTGTGGAAGGGAATTTTGTCGATCTTGCCAAGTATGACAGTGATGAAATTGCGATCGCTGTAAATCTCTAAAATTCGATGTTGAGATCTCTGACTTTCCTAAAAGTTGGGGATCGTAGATGACATAGCTTTGCATCAAAGCTCTTCTTAAAGACTCGACTTTTTGTTGCGTAGCTTTAGTCGTACCACAAAAAGTCGGGTTCTTTATTAAATAAGGATATTAAATGTTGTCTGAGGTGACAACGTTAACTAATATTAAGGAAACCCGTAAAATCTGCTTAGAACAAGTTAAGCAGTTTAAAAATAATTTAGGGACTAGCAGTAAAATAAAGAACCGATTTTTTGTGGCGCGGCGAAGCCGTGCCACAAAAAACTGGTTCTTTATTAAATCGTAGAACCCTTATAGGCTATTTGATAAAACATAGAAACGAAAAGCAATGGGAAAACCGACAGGATTTATTGAGTACCTCCGCGAAGCACCGTCTGAACTACCACCAAGCGATCGCATCAAAAATTGGGATGAATTTCATCTGCATATGCCCGATGAAAAGCTCCGCAATCAGGGCGCACGCTGTATGGACTGTGGTACGCCATTTTGTCATACAGGCAATCTCATCAGTGGCATGGCAAGCGGCTGCCCAATCAATAACCTCATTCCCGAATGGAACGACTTGGTATATCGCGGACTATGGCGTGAGGCTCTGGATCGTCTGCATAAAACCAACAATTTCCCAGAATTTACAGGTCGTGTTTGTCCTGCCCCCTGCGAAGGTTCCTGTGTTTTGGGGATCACAAACCCACCTGTAACGATTAAGAATATTGAGTATTCCATCATTGATAAGGGTTGGGAAGAAGGCTGGATTGTGCCTGAACCACCTGCTAAACGTACTGGCAAAAAGGTTGCTGTGATTGGCTCAGGTCCCGCAGGATTGAGTGCAGCAGCTCAACTAAACAAAGCAGGGCATTGGGTAACTGTATATGAACGCGCTGATCGCCCAGGGGGATTACTGATGTATGGAATCCCTAACATGAAATTGGACAAGCAAAAGGTGGTAATGCGGCGCTTGAATATCCTTGAACAAGAGGGTGTAAAGTTTGTCTGCAATACTGAAATTGGTAAAGATCTACCTGCGGAGACTCTGCTCAATGAATTTGATGCTGTCGTTCTCTGCACAGGCGCAACCAAGCCTCGCGATCTCAGCATTGAAGGGCGTGAACTTAAGGGAATTCATTTTGCAATGGAATTTCTCACTGCGAATACTAAGGCAGTTCTCAATGGTCAATCGGGAGAAGACTTTATCTCGGCACAAGGCAAAGATGTCGTGATCATTGGTGGTGGCGATACTGGAACCGACTGCGTTGGTACTTCGATTCGTCATGGCTGCAATAGCGTTGTCCAGTTAGAAATTATGCCTAAGCCTCCAGAAACTCGTGCTAAGGACAATCCTTGGCCAGAATGGCCCAAGGTCTACAAGATGGACTATGGACAAGAGGAAGCGAGTGCTAAGTTTGGTGACGATCCTAGAGCTTATATCACTACTGCGACTAAGATTGAAGGAGACGAAAACGGTCAGGTCAAAGCTGTTCACACCGTGCAAGTGCAATGGGAACGCAATGAAAAAGGTCAGTTCATTCCTAAACATGTAGCTGGTACTGAGAAGGTAATTCCTGCTCAATTAGTTCTCTTAGCAATGGGCTTCCTTGGTCCTGAGCAACCCTTGCTTGATTCTCTTGGTGTGGAACGTGATCCCCGTAGTAATGTCAAAGCAAATCATGGTCAATTCACCACTAGTCTTCCCAAGGTATTTGCGGCGGGAGACTGCCGTCGTGGTCAAAGCCTCATTGTTTGGGCAATTAACGAGGGTCGTGGTGCGGCTCGTGAATGCGATCTCTATCTGATGGGTGATACAGATTTACCCTAAATCAGTTTCGTGACAAGGGGCTTATGCCCCTTACTGTAATAACTTAAGGAACAAATTATGGCAAGCAATGTTTCGGTTTCTCCTGAAATTGTCTTTGAAAATCTTAGCAATCTCGATCAGGTAGACCTCACCACTAGTGCCGAATATCGCGAAATGGCACAGCAAGTTCTCGCTGATTCCCATATAGATACGGGCGTTCGTGAAGCGATCGCAGATCGACTTAATCAAGCTAATCAGCAACTGATTAATACAACCGTCAGCAAAACCGATAGCTATTAAAAGTTCCATCTTTATATCAAAAGGAGTTGTTTTTGTATAACAAAAACAACTCCTTTTGCTTTTGGTCTTTGGGAGAGGGTTTGCTCCGCAAGCCCTCTCCCAAAGACCGTTTCAAACTACCTCGAACTCGCGTTAAGTATAGGTCACAAAATCTAATAATCGATGGGCAAGTTCTAATTTAGAACAGAGGGGTGTAGAGAGAACCAAGCCATTTTTATGAATAAATGTGGCTTGGTTAGTATCTGTACCAAACCCAGTTTGGGGACTATTGACGGCATTAGCGGCGATCGCATCTAGCCCTTTGCGTTCTAATTTATCTTTTGCTGCAATCACCACTTCCTGCTCTAGGCCAGTTTGAGCGGCAAATCCCACTAAAATTTGGTCAGGACGTTTACGGCTAGCAAGATCAGCTACGATATCAGGAATATATTCAAGTTCAAGATTTAAGGGTAATTCTGATTTTGGTAACTTGCGATCGCTAGTAGATTTAGAACGCACATCGCCAACTGCGGCGGCGGCGATTGTAATATCGACCTTAGGGAATTCTGCGAGCATGGCTTGGTGTATTTCTGCGGAAGTACGGACTACCCTCACCCCCAACCCCTCTCCCATAGGGAGAGGGGAGCTAGATGTAGTGATGAGGGTGACTTTTGCGCCACGATGGATTGCAGCTTTAGCGATCGCAATTCCCTGCTTGCCTGTCGATGGATTGCCGATAAACCTGACAGGATCAATAAATTCGCGAGTTCCTCCTGCATTAACTAAAATATGCGTCCCTTTTAAATCCTGTTTGCCTTTTGTAAACAAGAAAGATTCTAGATATTCCAAAATTATTTCTGGCTCAGCCATCCGACCAGTACCCACAGCATCACAGGCGAGAATCCCATCCGTCGGTGCGATCGCGGTATAACGCATATCTTTTAATAATTTATGCCAGTTTTCCTGCACAGTGGGTTGTAGCCACATCGTTGTATTCATCGCTGGCGCAAAAAGAATTGGACAATTAGAAGCAAGAACCGTATTTGTGAGCAAATTATCCGCCATGCCATAGGCTAGCTTCGCTAAGGTATTCGCAGTTACAGGCGCAAGCAAAAATACATCTGCCCATTCTGCTAGTTCAATATGTAGAGGTCTTCCATTTGTCGGTTGCCAAAAGTCAGCATCAGTATAGGCAGGTTGACGCGAAAGGGTGGCAAAGGTAAGTGGCGTAACAAATTCGGCTGCTGATCGCGTCAGGATGACCCGCACTTCAATGCCGCGTTTCGCTAGACTGGAAACTACTTCACAAACTTTATAGGCGGCAATACCTCCAGAGATTCCAATT containing:
- a CDS encoding glutamate synthase subunit beta, translated to MGKPTGFIEYLREAPSELPPSDRIKNWDEFHLHMPDEKLRNQGARCMDCGTPFCHTGNLISGMASGCPINNLIPEWNDLVYRGLWREALDRLHKTNNFPEFTGRVCPAPCEGSCVLGITNPPVTIKNIEYSIIDKGWEEGWIVPEPPAKRTGKKVAVIGSGPAGLSAAAQLNKAGHWVTVYERADRPGGLLMYGIPNMKLDKQKVVMRRLNILEQEGVKFVCNTEIGKDLPAETLLNEFDAVVLCTGATKPRDLSIEGRELKGIHFAMEFLTANTKAVLNGQSGEDFISAQGKDVVIIGGGDTGTDCVGTSIRHGCNSVVQLEIMPKPPETRAKDNPWPEWPKVYKMDYGQEEASAKFGDDPRAYITTATKIEGDENGQVKAVHTVQVQWERNEKGQFIPKHVAGTEKVIPAQLVLLAMGFLGPEQPLLDSLGVERDPRSNVKANHGQFTTSLPKVFAAGDCRRGQSLIVWAINEGRGAARECDLYLMGDTDLP
- a CDS encoding DUF4259 domain-containing protein, whose translation is MGTWAVDSFGNDDACDWTYELEKVNDLSPVEAALDAVLNSGEEGVESSEATEAIAAIEVIARLQGNWGKRSAYSERLDGWVENNKIQPSTDLVQKAHLAIECILADNSELNELWQETEEYEAWLASIADLKNRINK
- a CDS encoding EndoU domain-containing protein; the protein is MVNPMISKLAVGFASLGAIFSAGFLSPQVAELPTKPAAMIVQPFNSTAVAKAQVAKPRTINQKHIFEGEINRKGLAVGYHHRPNGKDAANARMVKLTGMPNTQGVYTGRVEIRNLNTGKWVSKLSSSSFFPDRWSQAQVLTEIQGAFASANKTKEPWQGTSPSGLKIEGYYNKTTNTITTAYPIYRR
- a CDS encoding YacL family protein, translating into MINIHFYQDEDGYFKADTDAQYLLLGQYFETEVQGIVGVCVDLLETIQEIEMGDRTELEGIGNAYGLKITSKSVTIWNEFSETEQTLDIPLSDFKQALENCLIFLQTMS
- a CDS encoding IscS subfamily cysteine desulfurase, coding for MKRPIYLDCHATTPVDKRVLEVMLPYFQESFGNPASVGHFYGWEAEAAVKLAREIIANSINATPEEIIFTSGATEANNLAIKGVAESYHHKGKHIITVQTEHSAILDPCAYLESLGFEITYLPVQPNGFIDLQELEAAIRPDTILISVMAANNEIGILQPIAEIGQICRDRQVLFHSDAAQAIGKIPLDVMAMNIDLMSLTAHKIYGAKGIGALYVRRRNPRVKLAPQLHGGGHERGMRSGTLYTPQIVGFAKALEIAIASQSEEQKQTLTLRQHLWKRLCELDGIMLNGHPTQRLAGNLNVSFSKINGQALMKSLQPIVAVSSGSACTAAKTAPSHVLMALGHSQELAYASIRFGIGRFNTFDEIETVANHVIATVRSLTSQK
- a CDS encoding GH36-type glycosyl hydrolase domain-containing protein, with the translated sequence MAIANQYGYYTEDYREFVITNPRTPRPWFNYMWNSQYAGLISHTGGGFSFLESPRDNRISRMRYNCLPWDRPGRYVMVKDSATGKYWSLSWAPTIDLNYDFYECRHGQGYTKITTEINGIRGEITYFVPTETNAEVWRVKLTELSGQARDLEVYSFLELLMGNALNDQINQPNDKHFTDIHFDQDLQALVATRRYWVLNKGVSVKQPNIDWKYQIYFSQSLPISGFDSSLDTFIGRWRSESNPVAVETGVMQNTEITAGDPVVALQSKINLAAKGSVDFAVTLEIAPKDTPLAPLVKGGKIIEIVDSYFNDLRQKWNQHLSCVQVQTPDEAFNAMINVWNQYQAAVTFDMARNSGYYHGGLLFGTGMRDRFQDILGVVMVDPARVRERLIKALNFQFKDGSTLHNYFVLTNTGERTNHSDTPLWIPFGIVEYLKETGDFSILEEVVPYHDDTSGTVYEHLVRALDFAIANTGERGMPRIFTGDWNDTLDHVGSQGKGETTWGAFFLGYVLKKSLPVCEQQGDREALDRFQKFYEHLHQVTNDVCWDGEWYLRAFRDNGEPIGVSSATQGKIFLNAQSWAVISELAPSDRADRCMASSRKYLATPFGMQIVAPSFTEIDDTVGLISRCVPGKKENGAVFNHASSWFVLASLLNGDTEFAWEIYRRMMPINSSQATEAKCDRFETEPYVYPEYVTSPDHETQGQASHSWLTGTAVWMLRIGIDYILGFQPTFTGMIIDPKIPSEWSGFTAKRKFRGKTLSLTVTNHSAVKQMTVNGQVVEGNFVDLAKYDSDEIAIAVNL
- the coaBC gene encoding bifunctional phosphopantothenoylcysteine decarboxylase/phosphopantothenate--cysteine ligase CoaBC, which codes for MNHVLIGISGGIAAYKVCEVVSSLAKRGIEVRVILTRSAAEFVTPLTFATLSRQPAYTDADFWQPTNGRPLHIELAEWADVFLLAPVTANTLAKLAYGMADNLLTNTVLASNCPILFAPAMNTTMWLQPTVQENWHKLLKDMRYTAIAPTDGILACDAVGTGRMAEPEIILEYLESFLFTKGKQDLKGTHILVNAGGTREFIDPVRFIGNPSTGKQGIAIAKAAIHRGAKVTLITTSSSPLPMGEGLGVRVVRTSAEIHQAMLAEFPKVDITIAAAAVGDVRSKSTSDRKLPKSELPLNLELEYIPDIVADLASRKRPDQILVGFAAQTGLEQEVVIAAKDKLERKGLDAIAANAVNSPQTGFGTDTNQATFIHKNGLVLSTPLCSKLELAHRLLDFVTYT